From the genome of Muricauda sp. SCSIO 64092, one region includes:
- a CDS encoding serine/threonine dehydratase, whose protein sequence is MELLLKDIQAAKKRIDPYINKTPILSSSLLNTWLGHDIFFKCENFQKIGAFKARGGLNTVAWLMETGQKPRRIVANSSGNHAQAVAYAAQQFGIPATIFMPEYSSQVKIQATQSYGAKVVLSKTRDLTDQLVKEAAKEEGTYWIPPFNHGQVICGQGTAALEALTELDAIDAVFTPCGGGGLTSGTLIATRALSPKAQMFGVEPLNANDAAESLRMGSIQRLKAIPDTLADGAMTMAVGDLTFKYLKQLDGFYEVEEDDIVYWTQWLTHLLKCRLEPTCAMPMQAVVEWLRHQKTKKRVLVIVSGGNMDQPATQKIWETDCLTSVPAIP, encoded by the coding sequence ATGGAATTACTGTTAAAGGATATTCAAGCGGCCAAAAAGCGAATCGACCCGTACATCAACAAAACCCCAATCCTTTCTTCGTCCCTGTTGAACACTTGGTTGGGCCACGACATTTTTTTTAAATGTGAAAACTTCCAAAAGATTGGGGCCTTTAAGGCCAGGGGAGGTTTGAATACCGTGGCTTGGCTTATGGAAACCGGTCAAAAACCGAGGCGTATTGTGGCCAATAGCTCTGGAAACCATGCACAGGCGGTGGCCTATGCTGCCCAACAATTTGGAATCCCTGCAACTATTTTTATGCCGGAGTATTCGTCCCAGGTCAAAATTCAAGCCACGCAATCGTACGGCGCCAAAGTGGTTTTAAGTAAAACGAGGGACCTTACGGACCAGTTGGTAAAGGAAGCGGCCAAAGAGGAAGGCACCTATTGGATACCACCATTTAACCATGGGCAGGTTATCTGCGGGCAGGGTACGGCCGCATTGGAGGCCTTGACCGAATTGGATGCCATTGATGCGGTTTTTACCCCCTGTGGCGGTGGTGGATTGACCTCGGGAACCTTGATAGCTACCCGGGCACTTTCCCCAAAGGCCCAAATGTTTGGAGTTGAGCCCCTAAATGCCAATGATGCCGCAGAGTCCCTACGTATGGGAAGTATCCAAAGGCTAAAGGCCATTCCCGATACCTTGGCGGACGGGGCCATGACCATGGCCGTGGGTGACCTCACTTTTAAATACCTCAAACAGTTGGACGGCTTCTATGAAGTGGAAGAGGATGACATCGTGTACTGGACACAATGGTTGACCCATCTGCTCAAGTGCCGTTTGGAACCCACCTGTGCCATGCCCATGCAGGCGGTGGTGGAATGGTTACGGCACCAAAAAACAAAGAAACGTGTCCTGGTCATTGTTTCGGGTGGAAATATGGACCAACCGGCTACACAAAAAATTTGGGAGACCGATTGTTTAACATCGGTACCCGCCATCCCATGA
- a CDS encoding glutamine synthetase beta-grasp domain-containing protein, with product MSKAKLEYIWLDGYTPTANMRSKTKIEKDFSGKLEDCPIWSFDGSSTQQAEGGSSDCLLKPVAIYPDPARANGYLVMAEVLNPDGTPHVSNSRATIDDENDDFWFGFEQEYFIMDTHTQLPLGFPVGGYPGPQGLYYCSVGGKNTHGREIVERHADYCLEAGLNFEGINQEVACGQWEFQIFAKGAKSAGDQIWVARYMLDRLTEEYDYYIDYHPKPIKGDWNGSGMHANFSNSILRTAGNKDTYDKICEAFRPVTKEHIEVYGEFNDQRLTGLHETQSIDEFSYGVSDRGASIRIPIATVESGWKGWLEDRRPASNADPYKVAARIIKTVKSADV from the coding sequence ATGAGCAAGGCAAAATTAGAGTACATCTGGTTGGACGGGTACACTCCTACGGCCAACATGAGAAGTAAAACTAAAATTGAAAAAGACTTTAGCGGTAAGTTGGAAGACTGCCCTATTTGGTCTTTTGATGGTAGTTCCACCCAGCAGGCAGAAGGAGGTTCATCTGACTGTTTGTTGAAACCTGTTGCCATCTATCCCGATCCTGCAAGGGCAAATGGGTATTTGGTCATGGCAGAAGTATTAAACCCCGATGGAACTCCCCACGTATCCAACTCCCGTGCTACCATAGATGATGAAAATGATGATTTTTGGTTTGGTTTTGAGCAAGAGTATTTTATAATGGATACACATACCCAGCTTCCCTTGGGCTTTCCCGTAGGTGGTTATCCAGGGCCACAAGGGTTGTACTACTGCTCCGTAGGAGGAAAGAACACCCATGGACGTGAAATTGTGGAACGACATGCCGACTATTGTCTTGAAGCCGGTTTGAACTTTGAAGGAATCAATCAGGAAGTGGCCTGCGGACAATGGGAATTTCAAATCTTTGCCAAGGGCGCCAAAAGTGCCGGTGACCAAATCTGGGTTGCCCGTTATATGTTGGACCGCTTGACCGAGGAATATGATTATTATATTGATTACCACCCAAAACCTATTAAAGGGGACTGGAACGGTTCCGGTATGCACGCCAATTTTTCCAATTCCATATTGAGAACGGCGGGCAATAAGGATACCTATGATAAAATTTGTGAGGCCTTCAGACCTGTTACAAAAGAGCATATTGAAGTTTATGGTGAGTTTAATGACCAGCGTTTGACCGGTCTTCATGAAACACAATCCATTGACGAGTTCAGTTATGGGGTTTCCGATCGTGGTGCCTCCATCCGTATTCCAATTGCTACCGTTGAAAGTGGCTGGAAAGGATGGTTGGAAGATAGAAGACCTGCTTCCAATGCAGACCCGTACAAAGTAGCTGCCCGAATCATCAAGACCGTGAAGTCTGCAGATGTTTAG
- a CDS encoding calcium/sodium antiporter — protein MLDVLFVIGGLTFLIVGGNWLLKAAVALSLKLSIPKIVIGMTVVSFATSAPELIVSIKAALDGSPDLALGNVVGSNIANLGLVLGVTVILGSIDVKKSFYTTDWPVMMVASLLFVAFIYFDGQLQQYEGIIMVIFLFLFLVYLLRFQKTAVVDEVPEDDVPMPLYKTVLLLGLGGVALWGGSELLIQGAKNLATSLGVTERVIGVTVVSVGTSIPELAASIIAVLKKEKAISVGNLIGSNIFNLLAVLGITSTITPIRVMDDGLLTNDIFWMLGISFLVLPLVFFPKGLRLGWRDGLILLASYSTFVYFTLA, from the coding sequence ATGCTCGATGTGCTTTTTGTTATTGGGGGATTGACCTTCCTGATTGTAGGTGGTAATTGGCTTTTAAAAGCCGCGGTGGCCCTTTCGCTAAAACTTTCCATTCCAAAAATTGTTATTGGGATGACCGTGGTTTCCTTCGCCACTTCGGCACCGGAATTAATTGTAAGTATAAAGGCGGCGTTGGATGGTTCACCGGATTTAGCTTTGGGTAATGTAGTAGGTTCCAACATTGCCAATCTCGGGTTGGTCCTTGGGGTGACCGTGATATTGGGGAGTATAGATGTGAAAAAAAGTTTTTACACCACGGACTGGCCCGTTATGATGGTGGCCTCATTGCTCTTTGTGGCATTTATTTATTTTGATGGACAGTTACAACAGTATGAGGGGATTATTATGGTCATCTTTCTCTTTTTGTTTCTGGTCTATTTGTTGCGTTTCCAAAAAACGGCCGTCGTGGATGAAGTTCCGGAAGACGATGTCCCCATGCCATTGTATAAGACGGTTTTACTTCTTGGACTTGGTGGCGTGGCCCTTTGGGGCGGCTCGGAGCTGCTCATTCAGGGGGCCAAAAATTTAGCGACCTCCCTGGGGGTTACGGAAAGGGTCATTGGGGTAACGGTGGTTTCGGTAGGGACCAGTATCCCCGAACTGGCCGCGTCCATTATTGCCGTATTAAAAAAGGAAAAGGCCATTTCCGTAGGAAACCTGATTGGCTCAAATATTTTCAATTTACTGGCCGTATTGGGTATTACATCCACTATAACCCCAATACGTGTTATGGACGACGGATTATTGACCAATGATATCTTTTGGATGTTGGGGATTTCATTTCTGGTGCTTCCCCTGGTCTTTTTTCCCAAAGGATTACGATTGGGATGGCGCGATGGTTTGATCCTCCTTGCTTCCTATAGCACATTTGTATATTTCACTTTGGCCTAG
- a CDS encoding glutamine synthetase III translates to MRFEALAESDKRQIMAISEDKKRSELFAQNVFNDRKMQQFLTEEAYGKVQSAIFSGSKIDRKIANQVAEGMKAWALSLGATHYTHWFQPLTGATAEKHDAFFDLKSDGSALEKFGGNQLVQQEPDASSFPSGGIRNTFEARGYTAWDPTSPAFIYKTTLCIPTVFVAYTGEALDNKAPLLRALHAVDEAATSVAQYFDKNVKKVYATLGWEQEYFLVDKALAQSRPDILMTGRTLVGNHAAKGQQLDDHYFGVIPSRALSFMSDLEKQCMVLGIPVKTRHNEVAPNQFELAPVFEEANLSVDHNLLLMDVMENIANRHGFKVLFHEKPFAGINGSGKHNNWSLATDTGVNLLSPGSTPMKNLQFLTFFVNTIKAVDNYEELLRSSIASASNDHRLGANEAPPSIISIFIGKQLAGVLDELEGVSQGKLSPQEKTELKLNVVGKIPEILLDNTDRNRTSPFAFTGNKFEMRGVGAKMNCAKPMTVLNTIVAKQLTDFKKEVDALIDKKNLKKDEAVFNVLREYIKTSKRIRFDGDGYSFDWQEEARKRKLSNNKNTPEALQILTSKQSLELFQATGVMNEVELKAHQEVELENYVFHLQIEGRILNELVYNHVMPAALRYQNLLLENVAGLKEVYGAAHKNITQPQLNILEQIGEHLTDAKKLTDAMMDAKKRTDNMGSIAKKAKTYCDTVKPYFDKVREHVDALERLISDDLWPLTKYRELLFVK, encoded by the coding sequence ATGAGATTTGAAGCACTTGCAGAAAGCGATAAACGTCAGATAATGGCAATTTCGGAAGATAAAAAACGGTCGGAATTGTTTGCGCAAAATGTTTTTAATGACCGCAAAATGCAGCAGTTTTTAACTGAGGAGGCCTATGGTAAAGTGCAATCCGCAATATTTTCCGGAAGTAAAATAGATCGAAAAATTGCAAATCAGGTCGCTGAGGGGATGAAGGCCTGGGCGTTGTCCCTGGGAGCAACCCACTATACCCATTGGTTTCAGCCATTGACCGGGGCTACGGCTGAGAAGCACGATGCCTTTTTTGATTTGAAATCGGATGGCAGTGCTTTGGAAAAATTCGGCGGGAACCAACTGGTACAACAAGAGCCGGATGCCTCCAGTTTTCCAAGTGGAGGAATCCGAAACACCTTTGAGGCCAGGGGATATACGGCATGGGATCCTACCTCGCCCGCTTTTATCTACAAGACCACGCTCTGCATCCCTACTGTTTTTGTAGCCTATACGGGAGAGGCATTGGATAACAAAGCCCCCTTGCTGCGGGCCCTACATGCCGTGGATGAGGCAGCCACCTCGGTGGCCCAATATTTTGATAAAAACGTCAAAAAGGTGTATGCCACTTTGGGTTGGGAGCAGGAATACTTCTTGGTCGATAAGGCTCTGGCACAGTCCCGACCGGATATTTTGATGACCGGACGTACCCTGGTTGGAAACCATGCCGCAAAAGGCCAACAGTTGGACGATCACTATTTTGGGGTCATTCCCAGTCGTGCATTGAGCTTTATGAGCGATTTGGAAAAACAATGTATGGTTTTGGGTATTCCAGTAAAGACCAGACATAATGAAGTAGCTCCAAATCAATTTGAGCTTGCTCCGGTCTTTGAAGAAGCCAATCTTTCCGTGGACCATAATTTGTTGTTGATGGACGTTATGGAAAACATTGCAAATCGACATGGATTTAAGGTATTGTTCCATGAAAAACCCTTTGCAGGGATCAATGGCTCTGGAAAGCACAACAACTGGTCCCTGGCAACGGATACCGGGGTCAATCTTTTGAGCCCGGGAAGTACGCCCATGAAAAACCTACAGTTTCTAACGTTTTTTGTAAATACCATAAAAGCGGTGGATAATTACGAGGAACTTTTGCGTTCCTCAATTGCTTCGGCAAGTAATGACCATCGTCTGGGTGCCAATGAGGCACCACCATCCATTATTTCTATTTTCATTGGAAAGCAATTGGCCGGTGTTTTGGATGAATTGGAAGGGGTTTCCCAGGGTAAACTTTCGCCTCAGGAAAAAACCGAACTTAAACTGAATGTGGTTGGGAAGATTCCGGAGATCCTCCTGGACAATACAGATCGGAATCGAACTTCCCCTTTTGCCTTTACGGGCAATAAGTTTGAGATGCGCGGGGTAGGTGCAAAGATGAATTGTGCCAAACCCATGACCGTTCTCAATACCATTGTTGCCAAACAGCTAACGGATTTTAAAAAAGAGGTGGATGCGTTGATCGATAAGAAAAACCTTAAAAAGGATGAGGCTGTCTTTAATGTGCTCCGCGAATACATCAAAACTTCCAAACGTATTCGGTTTGATGGGGACGGATACAGTTTTGATTGGCAGGAAGAGGCCCGAAAACGAAAATTGAGCAACAATAAGAATACCCCGGAAGCACTGCAAATATTGACTTCCAAGCAAAGTTTGGAACTTTTCCAGGCCACTGGGGTCATGAATGAGGTGGAACTTAAGGCCCACCAAGAGGTGGAGCTTGAAAACTATGTCTTTCATCTACAGATCGAGGGCAGGATTTTAAATGAATTGGTCTACAACCATGTGATGCCCGCAGCCCTTCGATACCAAAACCTATTACTGGAAAATGTGGCAGGTCTTAAAGAAGTTTATGGAGCGGCACACAAGAACATAACTCAACCACAATTAAACATCCTGGAACAAATAGGGGAACATCTCACCGATGCCAAGAAATTGACGGATGCCATGATGGATGCCAAGAAGAGGACCGATAATATGGGAAGTATTGCCAAGAAGGCCAAGACCTATTGTGACACGGTAAAACCTTATTTTGATAAGGTTAGGGAACATGTGGATGCGTTGGAACGGTTGATTTCGGATGATCTTTGGCCCCTCACCAAGTATAGGGAACTGCTTTTTGTGAAATAG